The following are encoded in a window of Bradyrhizobium guangdongense genomic DNA:
- a CDS encoding methyl-accepting chemotaxis protein produces MIFSRISFKLVLIVGISLLGMIALVPIALSTLRSQMVADRQAKTQHMVDVGYGILAHYQKLESDGKLPREQAQAAAMAEIKSLRYDKVEYFWINDMTPKMVMHPIKPELDGKDLAGMKDPSGNALFLGFVDVVKKQGAGFYSYLWPKPGFEQPVGKISYVKGFAPWGWIIGTGIYLDDVDAVFRQDAMTFGLVCLAVFVLVLGASFAIGRSVTRPLATITGLTERLAAGDSAFEVPYTNRRDEVGGLAKALAVFKDNAAAVGRMHAEQQETKQRADDEKRKTMAELAGRFEASVQAVVRDVFSEARAMQQAAQGMSETANKATDRASFVATACQQASNNVQTVASAAGQLSASITEISQRVAQAATVADKAAADGQRTNDTVQGLAAAAHKIGEVIDLINQIASQTNLLALNATIEAARAGEAGKGFAVVASEVKSLASQTAKATDEIGAQITAIQAETNQVVGNIESIRATILEVNEISSSIAAAVEEQGAATQAIAHSVQEAASGTDQVSQNISGVTDATAETGQAAGLVLQSSGRLTEKLQSLENEVSAFVAGVRAA; encoded by the coding sequence ATGATTTTCTCCCGCATCAGTTTCAAGCTGGTCCTCATTGTCGGCATCAGCCTGCTCGGCATGATCGCGCTCGTGCCGATCGCGCTGTCGACCCTGCGCAGCCAGATGGTCGCCGACCGCCAGGCCAAGACCCAGCACATGGTCGATGTCGGCTACGGCATCCTGGCGCACTATCAGAAGCTCGAGAGCGACGGGAAACTCCCGCGCGAGCAGGCGCAGGCAGCCGCGATGGCCGAGATCAAGAGCCTGCGCTACGACAAGGTCGAGTATTTCTGGATCAACGACATGACCCCGAAGATGGTCATGCATCCGATCAAGCCCGAGCTTGACGGCAAGGATCTCGCCGGGATGAAGGACCCCTCGGGCAATGCGCTGTTCCTCGGCTTCGTCGACGTCGTCAAGAAACAGGGCGCGGGCTTCTACAGCTATCTCTGGCCGAAGCCCGGCTTCGAACAGCCGGTCGGGAAAATCTCCTATGTGAAGGGCTTTGCCCCCTGGGGCTGGATCATCGGCACCGGCATCTATCTCGACGATGTCGACGCCGTGTTCCGCCAGGATGCAATGACGTTCGGGCTCGTGTGCCTCGCGGTGTTCGTGCTCGTGCTTGGCGCCTCCTTCGCGATCGGCCGCAGCGTGACCCGGCCGCTCGCGACGATTACCGGACTGACCGAGCGCCTCGCCGCCGGCGACAGCGCGTTCGAGGTGCCCTACACCAACCGTCGCGACGAGGTCGGCGGGCTCGCCAAGGCGCTGGCGGTGTTCAAGGACAATGCCGCGGCCGTGGGCCGGATGCATGCCGAACAGCAGGAGACGAAGCAGCGGGCCGACGACGAGAAGCGCAAGACCATGGCCGAGCTCGCCGGCAGGTTCGAAGCGAGCGTCCAGGCCGTGGTCCGCGACGTCTTCAGCGAGGCGCGCGCGATGCAGCAGGCTGCGCAAGGCATGTCGGAAACCGCGAACAAGGCGACCGACCGCGCCAGCTTCGTCGCCACCGCCTGCCAGCAGGCCTCAAACAATGTGCAGACGGTAGCCTCGGCTGCCGGGCAGTTGTCGGCCTCCATCACTGAAATCAGCCAGCGCGTTGCGCAGGCGGCAACCGTCGCCGACAAGGCTGCCGCCGACGGCCAGCGTACCAACGACACCGTGCAGGGGCTGGCCGCGGCCGCCCACAAGATCGGCGAGGTGATCGACCTCATCAACCAGATCGCCTCGCAGACCAATCTGCTCGCGCTCAACGCCACCATCGAAGCCGCGCGCGCTGGCGAGGCCGGCAAGGGATTTGCCGTGGTCGCGAGCGAGGTGAAGTCGCTGGCGAGCCAGACCGCCAAAGCGACCGACGAGATCGGCGCCCAGATCACCGCGATCCAGGCCGAGACCAATCAGGTCGTCGGCAACATCGAGAGCATCCGCGCCACGATCCTGGAGGTCAACGAGATCTCCTCGTCGATCGCAGCCGCGGTCGAAGAGCAGGGCGCCGCCACACAGGCCATTGCCCACAGCGTGCAGGAAGCGGCCTCCGGCACCGACCAGGTCTCGCAGAACATCTCCGGCGTCACCGACGCGACCGCGGAGACGGGCCAGGCCGCGGGCCTCGTGCTGCAATCGAGCGGCCGCCTGACTGAGAAGCTCCAATCGCTGGAGAACGAGGTCAGCGCCTTCGTTGCGGGCGTGCGGGCGGCGTAG
- a CDS encoding GFA family protein, with protein sequence MAMFRGSCLCGEVAFEVEGPFDRFLNCHCSRCRKATGTAHSCEVIVKAGALRWLRGETSVARFDLPDARSFATAFCKICGSPMPHLTRSGREAIIHAGAFDEPLGATPDRHVQWASRAEWYAHGHELPVED encoded by the coding sequence ATGGCTATGTTCCGGGGAAGCTGCCTGTGCGGCGAAGTCGCATTCGAGGTCGAGGGTCCGTTCGACCGTTTCCTCAATTGCCATTGTTCGCGCTGTCGCAAGGCGACCGGGACTGCGCATTCCTGCGAGGTGATCGTCAAGGCCGGCGCACTGCGCTGGTTGCGGGGCGAAACATCCGTCGCACGCTTCGATCTGCCCGACGCGCGAAGTTTTGCCACCGCGTTCTGCAAGATCTGCGGCAGCCCGATGCCGCATCTGACGCGAAGCGGGCGCGAGGCCATCATTCATGCCGGAGCCTTCGACGAACCGCTCGGCGCAACGCCTGACCGCCATGTCCAATGGGCATCACGCGCAGAGTGGTACGCGCACGGTCATGAATTGCCGGTGGAGGATTGA
- a CDS encoding alginate export family protein, which translates to MPCRGIARRLAVGLIGSAILFASLAVPARAQDEEDDEAVEVSAAQAKPFRLYRWQEDYSYLANKRQRDAWEQIKYIPLPGLPGSWLSLGGEARYRLDGYSPYLFGIGKSGFDWASNQERLLLDFDLHIGQVFRTFVQFDTSHEGGRPVQRAYDQSAPDLRQGFVDVVLPMAGGNFMVRSGREELYLGDSRWLSVRDPTNIRRSFDGFLAEYNDRMLTLRAFAAHPVNILPGSFDDATLNSEYFRGGYAAVRSPFGIPMAVDAYVYGRQQASVTYARGTAAEDRWSGGARIASSVRGFELIGEATYQWGSFGSAAISAYGAFGDVGYRFAPRDFLRRKVTPKLGVRAHYASGDDNLNSGAFHNFTGAYPAASVISEMSLLSVSNATNIQPYAQMLIAPGLVLGANWNFVRKVAVADSVYGPIGTLITAKGSKALDVAQIGQVDMTWEANRFLQLHALYAHIYAGQYIRDAGGRSFDYYRLQAMWRW; encoded by the coding sequence GTGCCGTGTCGCGGCATCGCGCGCCGTCTCGCAGTCGGACTTATCGGTTCGGCAATATTGTTCGCCTCACTCGCGGTGCCCGCCCGCGCGCAGGACGAAGAGGACGACGAAGCCGTCGAGGTCTCCGCCGCCCAAGCAAAGCCATTCCGTCTCTATCGCTGGCAGGAGGACTACTCCTATCTCGCGAACAAGCGGCAACGCGATGCCTGGGAGCAGATCAAATACATTCCGCTGCCGGGCTTGCCAGGCAGCTGGCTCTCGCTTGGCGGCGAAGCGCGCTACCGGCTCGACGGCTACAGCCCCTATCTGTTCGGGATAGGGAAGAGCGGATTTGACTGGGCATCGAACCAGGAGCGGCTGTTGCTCGATTTCGATCTTCACATCGGGCAGGTGTTCCGGACCTTCGTCCAGTTCGATACTTCTCATGAGGGCGGTCGCCCGGTGCAGCGCGCCTACGACCAGAGCGCGCCGGACCTGCGCCAGGGTTTCGTGGACGTCGTCCTGCCGATGGCAGGCGGCAACTTCATGGTGCGGAGCGGACGCGAAGAGCTCTATCTCGGCGATTCCCGCTGGCTGTCGGTCCGCGATCCCACCAATATCAGGCGATCGTTCGACGGCTTCCTTGCCGAGTACAACGATCGCATGCTGACCTTGCGCGCCTTCGCCGCGCATCCCGTCAACATCCTGCCCGGCAGTTTCGACGACGCCACCTTGAACAGCGAATATTTTCGCGGCGGCTACGCCGCGGTGCGCAGCCCGTTCGGAATTCCGATGGCGGTCGATGCTTACGTGTATGGCCGGCAGCAGGCCAGCGTGACCTACGCGCGGGGAACGGCGGCCGAGGATCGCTGGAGCGGAGGCGCCCGGATCGCGTCCAGTGTCCGGGGTTTTGAGCTGATCGGCGAGGCAACCTACCAGTGGGGCTCGTTCGGCTCGGCAGCCATCTCCGCCTATGGCGCATTCGGCGATGTCGGCTACCGCTTTGCACCGCGCGACTTTCTCCGCCGCAAAGTCACGCCCAAGCTGGGGGTTCGCGCGCATTACGCCTCCGGCGACGACAATCTCAACAGCGGCGCATTTCACAACTTCACCGGCGCCTATCCGGCGGCCAGCGTGATCTCCGAAATGTCGCTGCTCTCGGTCTCGAATGCGACCAACATCCAGCCCTACGCGCAGATGCTGATCGCCCCGGGTCTCGTGCTCGGAGCGAACTGGAATTTCGTTCGCAAGGTCGCCGTGGCCGATTCCGTCTATGGTCCGATCGGAACGCTGATCACCGCAAAGGGCTCGAAGGCGCTTGACGTGGCGCAGATCGGCCAGGTCGACATGACCTGGGAGGCCAACCGCTTCCTCCAATTGCACGCGCTCTATGCGCACATCTATGCCGGCCAGTACATCCGTGACGCCGGCGGCCGCAGTTTCGACTACTACCGGCTTCAGGCGATGTGGCGGTGGTGA
- a CDS encoding methyl-accepting chemotaxis protein: MAMVWKILGIIGLLAFPAIGLVGLVGFAVSRSIRGVSTAMQALADGDLSIDLPEAQRADEVGQMARATTYFRDRMAESEKLRAEQERLRSDTAAQRKQDMYRLADDFEHAVGAIIETVSQAAGKLETSADTLTSSADRSQDLAKTVTAASGEASTNVQSVAAATEELSSSITEISRQVQTSARMAGEAVAQAHKTNERVTELARAASSIGDIVALINGIAAQTNLLALNATIEAARAGDAGRGFAIVASEVKLLAEQTAKATGEISEQVSGMQAATGESVAAIKEIGNTIGGLSEIASAIAAAIEEQGTATQEISRNIQQAAHGTQQVSAGVSDVQRGASETGAASSQVLSAARSLAADSASLKQKVSSFLTSVRAA, translated from the coding sequence ATGGCGATGGTCTGGAAGATCCTCGGCATCATCGGACTGCTCGCGTTTCCGGCGATCGGTTTGGTCGGACTGGTCGGTTTCGCCGTCAGCCGCAGCATTCGCGGCGTCAGCACGGCGATGCAGGCGCTGGCCGATGGCGATCTGTCGATCGACCTCCCCGAAGCGCAGCGGGCCGATGAAGTCGGGCAGATGGCGCGTGCCACGACATATTTCCGCGACCGGATGGCCGAGAGCGAGAAGCTGCGCGCCGAGCAGGAGCGATTGCGCTCGGATACCGCCGCCCAGCGCAAACAGGACATGTACCGTCTCGCCGATGATTTCGAGCACGCGGTCGGCGCAATCATCGAAACCGTCTCGCAGGCGGCAGGCAAGCTCGAGACCTCGGCGGACACTCTGACGTCGAGCGCCGACAGATCACAGGACCTCGCCAAGACGGTGACTGCGGCTTCGGGCGAGGCTTCGACCAACGTCCAGTCCGTCGCGGCCGCGACCGAAGAACTCAGCTCCTCGATCACGGAGATTAGCCGACAGGTGCAGACGTCGGCCCGCATGGCCGGCGAAGCCGTCGCGCAGGCGCACAAGACAAACGAGCGGGTCACCGAGCTGGCGAGAGCTGCCAGCAGCATTGGTGACATCGTTGCGCTTATCAACGGGATCGCGGCGCAGACCAATCTGCTGGCGCTCAACGCCACCATCGAGGCCGCGCGGGCGGGCGATGCAGGCCGCGGCTTCGCCATCGTTGCTTCGGAGGTGAAACTGCTGGCCGAGCAGACGGCCAAGGCGACCGGTGAGATCAGCGAGCAGGTCAGCGGAATGCAGGCGGCAACCGGCGAGTCCGTCGCCGCGATCAAGGAGATCGGCAACACGATCGGCGGCCTCTCGGAAATCGCGTCTGCAATTGCCGCAGCCATTGAGGAGCAGGGCACGGCCACGCAGGAGATCTCGCGCAACATCCAGCAGGCTGCGCATGGCACCCAGCAGGTGTCCGCCGGTGTTTCCGACGTGCAGCGCGGCGCGTCCGAGACGGGGGCGGCGTCATCTCAGGTCCTGTCAGCGGCTCGGTCGCTCGCCGCCGACAGCGCAAGCCTGAAGCAGAAGGTCAGCTCGTTCCTTACCTCCGTCCGCGCGGCCTGA
- a CDS encoding CobW family GTP-binding protein has product MPVPILLVTGFLGAGKTTVVNHLLANADGRRIAAVVNDFGAINIDAELIAGASDGVVSLSNGCICCSLEGDLLRTLSTLLRRDPKPDYIVIETSGVADPADIVRNLMDPVILREAPVETVLCVLDAATPPAALDDALQRSQLRVADIVALSKLDLADEGAGLRMREAIRAQRVPAVVVDAKHGEIPSALLFFASDRASAPRDPGPKRPAEERFETLSWTSDQPLSLPRLQQAIGRLAPKLARAKGLFETVEQPGRQMVFQFAAGRATLAPGESPAPGVPRARIVFIAEVGVLSKVELDEVMATCLVPG; this is encoded by the coding sequence ATGCCGGTCCCCATTCTCCTTGTGACGGGCTTTCTGGGGGCGGGCAAGACGACGGTCGTCAACCATCTGCTGGCCAACGCGGACGGGCGGCGGATCGCCGCTGTCGTCAACGATTTTGGCGCGATCAACATCGATGCCGAGTTGATCGCGGGCGCAAGCGACGGAGTGGTGAGCCTCAGCAACGGCTGCATCTGCTGCTCGCTTGAAGGTGATCTCCTGCGCACGCTCTCGACGTTGCTGCGGCGTGATCCGAAGCCTGATTACATCGTCATCGAAACCAGCGGTGTCGCCGATCCCGCCGATATCGTCCGCAACCTGATGGATCCCGTCATCCTGCGCGAGGCGCCGGTGGAAACGGTGCTTTGTGTGCTGGACGCCGCGACGCCGCCGGCGGCCTTGGACGATGCGCTCCAACGCTCGCAACTGCGCGTCGCCGATATCGTCGCGTTGAGCAAGCTGGATCTGGCGGATGAAGGCGCAGGCCTGCGGATGCGCGAGGCCATCCGCGCGCAGCGCGTCCCTGCCGTCGTGGTCGATGCAAAGCACGGCGAGATCCCGTCCGCGCTGCTGTTTTTCGCGAGCGATCGCGCATCCGCGCCGCGCGATCCGGGACCGAAACGCCCGGCAGAAGAGCGCTTCGAGACGTTGAGCTGGACCTCCGACCAGCCGCTCTCGCTGCCGCGGCTGCAGCAGGCGATCGGCCGGCTTGCGCCAAAGCTTGCGCGCGCCAAGGGCCTGTTCGAAACCGTCGAGCAGCCCGGCCGCCAGATGGTGTTCCAGTTCGCCGCCGGCCGCGCCACCCTGGCGCCGGGCGAGTCGCCTGCACCGGGCGTGCCGCGGGCACGGATCGTCTTCATTGCCGAGGTCGGGGTGCTCTCGAAAGTCGAGCTCGACGAGGTTATGGCAACGTGCCTAGTGCCCGGGTGA
- a CDS encoding tautomerase family protein, with product MPLLHISMRAGKPDAYRKAILDGLYRAMREALNVPEGDEFMTISEYSPTNFRCGNAYGVNRSDDAVLIQITVFASRTAEQKKALYRRIAELLGDNPGIRPEDVFVNVLDAPAENWSVGHGIAQFA from the coding sequence ATGCCCCTCCTTCATATCTCGATGCGTGCCGGAAAGCCGGACGCCTACCGAAAGGCGATCCTCGACGGTCTCTATCGCGCCATGCGCGAGGCGCTGAACGTGCCTGAAGGCGACGAGTTCATGACCATCAGCGAATATTCGCCAACGAACTTCCGCTGCGGCAATGCCTACGGCGTCAACCGCAGCGACGATGCCGTGCTGATCCAGATCACCGTGTTCGCTTCGCGCACCGCCGAGCAGAAGAAGGCGCTGTATCGAAGGATCGCAGAGCTGCTCGGCGACAACCCGGGCATCCGTCCCGAGGACGTCTTCGTCAACGTGCTCGATGCGCCCGCGGAGAACTGGTCCGTCGGTCACGGCATCGCGCAATTCGCGTGA
- a CDS encoding TetR/AcrR family transcriptional regulator has translation MRPREFDHDDVLRIAFGQFWRKGVRGTSLSDIARDAGVQRGSLYNAFGSKEALFLQAYERYAGDYLAALQKALGTGSLRKRLTAFFDLTITNFRSGSPPRGCPTTRGLMELGAAEGEGLDEEARKAFATLISRITALVQDTLVAGAERGEFSGHPAAAALHIITVTRGLAVLERAYDDEPQLRRIAAHTIDLVLGKTGR, from the coding sequence TTGAGACCGCGCGAATTCGATCACGACGATGTCCTGCGAATCGCATTCGGCCAGTTCTGGCGCAAGGGCGTGCGCGGCACCTCGCTGTCCGACATTGCGCGCGATGCCGGGGTCCAGCGCGGCAGCCTCTACAATGCCTTCGGCAGCAAGGAGGCGCTGTTCCTCCAGGCCTATGAACGCTATGCCGGCGATTATCTCGCCGCCCTGCAGAAGGCGCTCGGCACCGGCTCACTCCGTAAACGCCTCACCGCGTTCTTCGATCTGACCATCACCAATTTCCGGTCCGGTTCACCGCCACGCGGCTGCCCGACCACACGCGGCCTTATGGAGCTTGGCGCGGCGGAAGGCGAGGGACTCGACGAGGAGGCGCGCAAGGCTTTCGCAACTCTCATCTCGCGCATCACCGCGCTGGTTCAGGATACGCTGGTGGCGGGCGCCGAACGCGGCGAGTTCAGCGGCCATCCCGCAGCCGCGGCGCTGCACATCATCACGGTGACGCGCGGCCTTGCCGTGCTCGAGCGCGCCTACGATGACGAGCCGCAGTTGCGCAGGATCGCCGCTCACACGATCGACCTCGTGCTCGGCAAGACCGGGCGTTAG
- a CDS encoding linear amide C-N hydrolase, producing the protein MILTFAGTGLAAACSRVLWADNGQSVVVARNLDWVEDMRSNLWAFPRGIARGGLSGDDNSITWTSKYGSVAASSYDVGTADGINEKGLIANALWLAASDYGKRDQGVPGLSLSLWTQYMLDNFATVAEAVAATEKRDFQIVPTSFVVAGADMAVTIHLSLADASGDSAIIEITGGTPHVYHDRSYTVMTNDPPFAEQLKNLQRYQGFGGTERLPGTTEAADRFVRAAYYRQHLPKPSNYRETVAGVLSIARNVAQPFGSSDARHPDLSHTIWRAVADATDRIYFFESVLSPNIVWVRLDGLDFAAGAPVRKLDLVHEGGDLVGDVTGSFKPSEPLVFRKGGL; encoded by the coding sequence GTGATATTGACGTTTGCGGGCACCGGTCTTGCCGCGGCCTGCTCGCGCGTACTCTGGGCCGACAATGGCCAGTCGGTCGTGGTTGCCCGCAACCTCGATTGGGTTGAGGACATGCGCTCCAACCTGTGGGCCTTTCCACGTGGCATTGCGCGCGGTGGCCTCAGCGGCGACGACAATTCGATTACCTGGACATCCAAATACGGCAGCGTCGCCGCCTCCTCCTACGACGTCGGAACAGCCGACGGCATCAACGAGAAGGGCTTGATCGCCAACGCATTGTGGCTCGCCGCTTCCGACTACGGCAAGCGCGATCAGGGCGTGCCGGGATTGTCGCTCAGCCTGTGGACGCAGTACATGCTCGACAATTTCGCGACCGTCGCCGAAGCCGTGGCCGCGACCGAGAAGCGCGATTTCCAGATCGTCCCCACCTCCTTCGTGGTCGCCGGCGCCGACATGGCCGTGACCATTCACCTGTCGCTGGCGGATGCGAGCGGCGATTCCGCGATCATCGAGATCACCGGCGGCACGCCTCACGTCTATCACGACCGCTCCTACACGGTCATGACCAACGACCCGCCCTTCGCCGAGCAACTGAAGAACCTGCAGCGTTACCAGGGCTTCGGCGGCACGGAACGATTGCCCGGCACGACCGAGGCAGCCGATCGGTTCGTCCGCGCGGCCTATTATCGGCAGCACCTGCCCAAGCCGAGCAATTACCGCGAGACCGTCGCCGGCGTGCTCTCGATCGCGCGCAATGTGGCCCAGCCCTTTGGCAGTTCGGACGCCAGGCATCCGGATCTGTCGCACACCATCTGGCGCGCGGTCGCGGACGCCACCGACCGCATCTACTTCTTCGAGTCAGTGCTCAGCCCAAACATCGTATGGGTTCGCCTCGATGGATTGGACTTTGCTGCGGGTGCTCCGGTGCGCAAGCTCGACCTCGTGCACGAGGGCGGCGACCTCGTCGGCGACGTGACCGGGTCATTCAAGCCGAGCGAGCCGCTCGTGTTCCGCAAAGGAGGATTGTGA
- a CDS encoding amidohydrolase family protein, producing MGGLVISGGRVVDPASGMDAVGDVAVVEGRIAAVGSSLGGAERVIDATGLVVAPGFIDLHAHGQSIPADRMQAFDGVTTTLDLEAGVLPVASWYERQARRGRVLNYGAATNWAFARIGAMTGSNAESSLEAFGNAMRDRRWMDNVATDAEVAGILERLARGLNEGGIGIGILNAYAPGAGVQELTAVCQLAAKQNVPTFTHVAYMSRIDPESAAEAYIRLIGYAGATGAHMHICHFNSSSKTDVERCRVLIEKAQAQGLPITVEAYPYGTGSTVLAAAFFSDPQFVERNGTGYDSVQRVTDGYRFHDREELLKAQAEEPSSLVLWHILDTENNAHHRDLLDMSVLYPGGAIASDAMPWTLSDGSTYKGDAWPLPDDATSHPRSAGCFTKFIREWVRERKAVSLLEGIRKCALIPAEILSQSTPAMRAKGRLARDADGDIVVFDYEKLSDRATFTAMNRPSEGVRHLVVSGQVLISDGVLDVAARPGKPVRRPVVGN from the coding sequence CCGCGAGCGGAATGGATGCCGTTGGCGACGTGGCGGTGGTGGAAGGCAGGATCGCTGCGGTCGGCTCGTCACTCGGCGGCGCCGAGCGGGTGATCGATGCGACCGGGCTCGTGGTCGCGCCCGGCTTCATCGATCTGCACGCCCACGGCCAGTCGATCCCGGCTGACCGCATGCAGGCGTTCGACGGCGTGACGACGACGCTCGATCTCGAGGCCGGCGTGCTGCCGGTCGCGTCCTGGTACGAGCGGCAGGCGAGGCGAGGCCGCGTACTGAATTACGGCGCCGCCACCAACTGGGCCTTCGCGCGCATCGGCGCGATGACGGGCTCCAATGCCGAGAGCTCGCTGGAGGCGTTCGGCAACGCCATGCGCGACCGCCGCTGGATGGACAATGTCGCGACCGATGCGGAGGTCGCCGGCATCCTCGAGCGCCTGGCGCGCGGCCTGAATGAAGGCGGTATCGGCATCGGTATCTTGAACGCCTATGCGCCGGGCGCCGGCGTGCAGGAGCTGACGGCGGTCTGCCAGCTCGCAGCCAAGCAGAACGTACCGACCTTTACCCACGTCGCCTACATGTCGCGCATCGACCCCGAAAGCGCCGCGGAGGCCTATATCCGCCTGATCGGCTACGCCGGCGCCACCGGCGCACATATGCACATCTGCCATTTCAATTCGTCGAGCAAGACCGACGTCGAGCGCTGCCGCGTGCTGATCGAGAAGGCACAGGCGCAAGGGCTCCCCATCACCGTCGAGGCTTACCCTTATGGCACCGGCTCGACCGTGCTGGCGGCGGCGTTCTTCAGCGATCCCCAGTTTGTCGAACGCAACGGCACCGGTTACGATTCCGTGCAGCGCGTGACCGACGGCTATCGCTTCCACGACCGCGAGGAGCTCTTGAAAGCGCAGGCCGAGGAGCCGTCCTCGCTGGTGCTCTGGCACATCCTCGACACCGAGAACAATGCGCATCACCGCGACCTGCTCGATATGTCGGTGCTCTATCCCGGCGGCGCGATCGCGTCCGACGCGATGCCATGGACGCTGTCTGACGGCAGCACCTACAAGGGCGACGCCTGGCCGCTGCCCGATGACGCCACCTCGCATCCGCGCTCGGCCGGCTGCTTCACGAAGTTCATCCGCGAATGGGTGCGCGAGCGCAAGGCTGTGTCGCTGCTCGAAGGCATCCGCAAATGCGCGCTGATTCCCGCGGAGATCCTGTCGCAGAGCACGCCCGCGATGCGCGCCAAGGGCCGGCTCGCCAGGGATGCGGATGGCGACATCGTCGTGTTCGACTATGAGAAGCTATCGGACCGCGCGACCTTCACGGCAATGAACCGCCCGTCGGAGGGCGTGCGGCACCTCGTGGTCAGCGGTCAGGTGCTGATCAGCGACGGCGTGCTCGACGTCGCGGCGCGGCCGGGAAAGCCCGTGCGCCGTCCCGTCGTCGGGAACTGA